The following is a genomic window from Onthophagus taurus isolate NC chromosome 1, IU_Otau_3.0, whole genome shotgun sequence.
ACCGTAGGATGCACGGCCGCGCGTGTTTTAATAGCAACAGTTTTCTTTACTCAATAAACAGGTGCCCTGACAGTGTTGATAACCTCACTTTGTTATTCTAAATTTACTTGCAAGTgcatatttaacatatttgtacTTCAATTGTTACAAATAATATAAAGTTTATCTTCTTTGAATCTTTCAACTTGTATTCTTTTGTAGTCAAAACGCAGAAATCTTGATATACACTCAAATCTTTTAGCTGCCATACCAGCTTTACCCAAAGGATTGGATTTTCCTGAGAAAAGTGATCTTATTGGCACATCCTAATTTCTTTTAACACCTGTTTGCAGCACCAAACCCAAAAAATGCATGAAGCTCAACCAAGtctattatatttttctgTCGGCTAATAGCAGGTCTTCCTTCTATATCTGTACAATGAAGTCTCATTCAAAATGCCTTCTGTCATGAAATATTCAAAAGCACCTCGAGggtaacaaaatattttagattagcAGTACCAAGAGCACGCCTTATAATGTTATACTTTAAGTTTTAGATGGATATGGTGGTGTAGTTTGTCACAGCATTTCATTTAGAGCAACCCAAGAATGTGTCGTTGCGTTTTCGTCTTCATCTTCACTCGATTCTTCGCTCGATTTACCTTCTGAATATGCTTCGCTCACTATTTCTACATCGTTTCCATCTTCCAATTCTGAACATGCACCACTAAAACATTCTTCAGCCCAACGCGTAAGCGTTTCTTCAAAACTCTTATCATCGACACGTATAGTTTACTTGTTAGTCGCAACAGTAAATATAAACCTCGGATGCACTGCCTTCAATTCTGGTTGAGTTTATATTCACACTATTGTTGCAAGTTCAGACAAGAACGATCCTTTAGCAACAACCTTACTCACTAGTGTTTCGATTCGGACAAGATTACGCAAGAATAAACTTGTTGAGGCCGTTTTTTGATACAGTAATACCCCGTAGTTACGCGATAGGTGGGACTGACAGTAGCCGCGTAAATCGAAAATCGTGTAAGTCGAAATTCGATgaatacatattataaaatcaaggattaataaacattaattttgttaaaaaaatgtatgtacaggatggttcaaatcgatgtctgaatgggctatcTCGAATACtgtaagagttagaaaaaaagcagCTAACATGTCTAtatctctttttttaaataaattccaatgtCGAAAACCTAAAAGCGCTATCGTTAAAAAAACCGCGTAAGTACGGGGACGCGTAAGACGGGGTCGCGTAagtcgaggttttactgtatattAATTAAGTGACATTGGATACTTTTCCATTGGATACTCCTGGAAGCACATGCCcgtaaaacaataatttaaacaattataattatttttaaaccatGGGTCTGGTAAACCCTGACCGTGTATTCTAGggttaaataaatgttatgcctttttatcaataataccCGCAATATTCCAAAGTAAGCCTCATACCACCCTTTTCTTCGTAACCTATTCGGTTTCTCCTTCATCCCCTTGTTCCTctgtaattttgtaaaatgtttCCATTCTTAATTTGTTGACATGCCTGCTTCGTGTATGATAATCAAGTTTTGTGCTGCATCCTTAAATTCATGTTTTTTCTTTGCACAATAACTACACATAATGTTTTTATCATATCTTGTCTGTATATGCACAAACAGTTGATAATTATAGCATTTTGACGCCTTTTTATAGTCTACAACCTCCCACGATTGCTGCCTATAAAAGGTCTTCGTTAGGCAAACAATTTTCTCACCCCTCCAATTACCTTTATGATCTAATTTACATTGTCGGTGTCTCTTCTGTCACTTTTAACCTTATTTGCCTATTATTAGAAACTCTTGAGTTCAGACACCAATTCAGATTCATTCATCTAATGGTTATTGATTGAAATacgtttttctttattctgtgTGGCGTATTGTTTGTCagctattaattaattactacattttctagatttttattttaatagctgattatataaaatgtaattgatTACTTTAATACAGTAATCGCAATtctgttttaatttgaaattgtaaGGAAATTAATCGGCCAGTTATTTGAGTTGCCTACGATTTAGGCGAGAAAATATCAacagaaatatttgaatttaagaATCCTAACActtctttttttcatttttagataaatataCTCTTCCTGAAGGTTGTAATGTATTTATTTGTCCATATGCGACGCATAGATTAGCACATATTTAtgaaaatccaaaaaaattcGATCCGGACAGATTTTCACCAGAAAACTTGGAAAAACTTCATCCATACGCTTTTATTCCATTTAGTGCTGGACCAAGAAATTGTATCGGATATAAATTTGCTTATTTAGAaatgaaagttattttatcttcaatactAAGATCGTACAAAATATTTCCATCTCACAcgaaattttctattttataccGAATTACTTTAAGAGCCAAAGGAGGAATTTGGGTTAGATTCGAACCAAGAGAagcaatcaaaaataataataataattaagaaaaattttgttattgatatttatgttattaataaaaagaatgggtttttaaaaaatatattttgaaagaaaactttattttttaatttaaatactaTTTCTTGCCATTCATTTGaagaataatcaaaataaaatgtttgtcaacgtcatttaaaaataaatttaggcTTCggccaaaaaaaaattctttaaaaaaaattccagTATCTTGTGAAatagaataagaaaaaaattacattttactaattaaaaatgagCCATTAATCCGGAATATGATAAATCCTTTTCGAAATGGTTTCAAACAAATTTCCAAACGTCTTCAAACGTACAGATGCAGATTAAATCCGCTGCAAAAATTGAAACCATCGCTTACGGAATCCCTAAAAGTTGCCGCTTATACATCAAGCGCATTTTTAGCTGGAGTTAtagctaaaaaaattttagacgATCCCGATAATTTCTTGGCTATTAAAAAAGTCGAAGCTTTGGGTAATAGTTCACTCAGAAATCAATTCAACTTTATaggtaaaattcttttttatttaaaatcaaatattaaaacatatcCTTTTAGGTCATGTTGTTAAGAAATGCGCACCTGGAGTTGTTTACATCGAAATCCAAGATCCGAAACGGATTGATCCGGAAACGAAcgattctttaataatttcgaacGGTTCCGGATTTGTAATCAGATCGGACGGATGGATTTTGACCAACGCTCACGTAGTGATTAACAAACCAAAGTCGTTAATCACCGTGAAAATGCACAACGGATCAGTTTTTCAAGCGACTGTTGAAGATGCCGATATGAACATTGATTTGgctttaatcaaaattaatagtcCCGAACCTTTACCAACGTTACAATTTGCCAAACCCGACGATCTTACCGTTGGCGAATGGGTTGTCGCTTTAGGCAGTCCATTATCGTTAAGTCACAGTGTTACAGCAGGAAttgtaagaaaataattattaagtagttacaaaaaagataaattagaGTAATATTGTTCGTTGGACGTTCGCCGTAATTATTACGTAACATTTACCTCCTTTGTTCTTTGATTCTTTACAACTCCTCGAACTAATTAAAGAGACCTTATGAAGGTTCTTACGAAGAGAACCTTCGAGAGTTACCTAGTTTCTGTATTATTATAGCCGAGTCATATTATACCCGATTTATATTATCTCAGTAACCTTTTAGACTATATTTTAACTAGAATAATTTAAAGAGTATGTTGATATAACATATATAACTGAAATGGTAATCTACCATAGAACCAATTAGgttattaaaatagatttcCCACTAAATCAATCACTATTCTGGAATCAATTTGTCATTGAACCAATTGGTGTATGTTTTGTAACTTAGAAAgtaaagttaatattaaattaacttccatgaatagaattaaataagaGGTTGCTATtacagtgaaattcccctaactcGAATTACTATACCTTTTCAAGCTCAAATTAGCACTAATcagaatcaaaatgacattagtcaaaatcaaattggcaatgtcaatttcaaattggcattagtcaaaatcaaattgacaataatcaaaattaaaatggcattagtcaatatcaaattttcaataaacaatATCATATTGGCATTAATCAACAAACTTAGCACTAATCAAAAGCAAATTGGCATTAAgcaaaatcaaaatgacattagtcCATATCATATTGGCACCAAACAATATCAAGATGgcatgaaaaataaatgtataaatcgGTGTCAAACAATTGTTAACTTATCGGTTATTGTCAAGTTTATGGTAATTTATTGCGAGATTTCAACTATTATATTCACACGAGATGccttattttaagaaaaatgctGCTGCAAATCTGAGGACACAGATTTCCGCTTTGTATAATGCCAATGGTGACTGGCGTAATCTTGCAAACGTACTACAGGTGCCAAAAAGAACCGCGTATCGATGGGTTAACAACCAAGAATAACCGGAAAGCAGCGAGGAGGTAAACGTAGAGCTAAAATAACTGATGAGCACCGTCAATTCATGAAACGTTCAGTCGAAGAAAATCCTAAAATTACTCTTAAAGGACTGAGTGAAAAAATCCGTGAAGATTTTGCACTCAATGTCTCCAACGAATGCATTCGACAGCATCTCAATGGATTGATGTTTACTTTGAAGACTGCTCGTAGAGAACCAGAGAACGCGAATAGTATTCAAATGAAAACAAGCAGGAGTATTtatgtagaaaatttattggatCTTCAAGCACAAAATATACCTATCATATACATGGACaagacaaattttaatttgttcataTCGCGGACTCAGGGTCGTTCAAAAAAAGGGACTCGCTGCACAACAGTGTCTGCAGGTTGCAGAGGGTCGAATATTCACCTAATAGGATGCATTGGAAACATGGGGCTAATTCATTCCGAACTACGTCGGGGCTCTTTCAAGAAGCCGGAAGCAAATGAATTTGTGAGGCAATGCCTAAGAAGAGCGCAAGGCCTTTACCATACTGGAGTTGCATTAGTTATTGATAATGCTCCATGCCACTCTACTATTGAAGAGGTTTTTGCAGAAAACGAATTTGAACACCACACACTTTTACGACTAAGTCCGTACAGCCCTATGTTTAATCCTCTTGAACAAGCGTGGTCTGCATTAAAAGCAGGAGTAAAAGCAGATATGGCTGTACAGCTAAATAACATCTTGGCTGGTGCTGACCGGGATCATCTGACTCAAACAGAATATCGAACGCAGAAATTAGAGAACACCGTTCATAATAATATGGACAAGATTACTGTTGCCAATTGCGCTATGTTTATTGCCCACATCCAACGATTTATCCCTTCTGCATTGAATATgcaagatataaatttttaagagtgttatttaaaacaacgttACCTACTTTCTTAAGTAATATAATTGTTATCTACTGTGTTTGTAagtcaataaaatgtttttgcccatttcattttatttaatgctgatatataattttatttccatgtcaatttaaaattcataagtgccaatatgatatggactaatatcattttgattttgtttaatgccGATTTGCTTTTGATTAGTgctaaatttgttgattaatgccaatatgatattgtttattgccaatttgatattgactaatgccattttaattttgattattgtcaatttgattttgactaatgccaatttgaaattgacattgccaatttgattttgactaatgtcattttgattctgattagtgccaatttgtgcttgaaaaggTATAGAATTTCAGCTCTAAATTAGAAATGTACTTTTTTAATACgtatatttaaaacagaaACCTTAATACAAttgtaagtagaaaattaatcaagttttttaaagtaatccgtaattttcttttggcttAAAGTGGACAACCGCTCTTTgtcgaaaaaattttgtattaaatgtagagaattatgaatattatctgGAACATTCTCTCTTGATAACAAAGGTTTCAAGCTTTCTAAGAGAGGAATAAGCTTCATTAAATGTAGGCACAGCGATaagtatttcaattttatgatTATCATCATCCTCATCTGATTCTGAAACAATAAGCACATTAGGTTtgttttggttcaagagtCTGTAGTTTCTAAGTCTGAGTCTATGTGGTTTGATTagttaaaattacttacagaacggattcgaatattttattctttggtAAATTCGACTTATAGAAGTAAAAGTTCAAGAAATTCCATAATACTTCAGTTCGAGTTACAGAGAAATTTGAGTTAGTGAAATTCGACCTAGAGAGATAAAAACACATTTGAAATCTAGTCAAATGCTTGAGCttatgaaaattattcgaCTTAGAGGATAATTCGAGATATAGAAGTTTgagttaggggaatttcactgtaCTTAAGagaggttatttttttttgttccaatGATCGCATCTTTTATTGAtgattacaattaaaatttaagaacaaaaaatgtgtgtagtttacaattttaaaacaattggAGAAAAACCGAAAAGCATGTTTTAAAGGATGTTGAAACATAAAATGATGCCCACATGAACGTCAAGGTAAACATTATGCTGACAGATACATACATCGATATTTCGTGTTTATTACTTCTTATTTGGTATTGTTAcaatgttaattaatattactaAGTTAGGCACTTTATTAGTTTTGATAAGTAAACATCAATAACAAATGCAGAGAGTGCGGTACATTATCGTTAAAACTGTTGATTTAATGTTTCAACCTAGGAAGcgatttgaaatttataaaacgaccagaaaagataaaatcgatttctggGATAGATAATATTATATCAATATATTGCTTGATGAAAGGTCATCAATAATTGTTTGCTCAAAATTTGTGAAATGAGAGACCAATTTAGGGTGTGCGAGAAACTTGTTTATAAATCTCATTGTCAAAATCGATAAAGGTGCATTCTCGATCaacgtttttaaaactttactCGAACTTGGTTTTACGGGTTAAAAGGAGGAAATTGAGGTTTTGGGATTTTCCATTATATAGAAAGTAGTTTATAtacaaaacttttattaaaattatcccGAAAGGGTAATAAATGAATGaataaaatactttatttttattacataacaATACCAAtacgaagttagcccccaattttttccaatttccaATTAGATAGGGTTTTACAGGAAATTACATGCATTTTGATCATAACAAGAGAACGACTTAACCGATTTCGATGAACAATATTTCATTCGAAAGTttaatccttggccaatacgaaagtggaaatgctcGATACAAAATCTGTTTtgaattccgctaaaacgtTAAAGTAATGTGAAGATACACGaaaatgatgtaaaaataGCTAATAACGTTCTTGCGTCTATTGTAGAGTGGTGAACATCagaaacttaaattttaacggTTTTGCTGATTACAAATTGTTGCTGATTTAAAGCTTGACGAGATTCTTGTCTCTCATATCTAATTTGTAAATCAGCTAATATCATCCTCACACATTTCAGTGttactttcgattattaaaaCGCCTTCATTTATATCTAAACTGCTTCCAATCTTTGGCTTCAAACAAGGTATGTGGTGGAAGGTGGAGATGCTGTATAACTTCAGAGCTTTTTTTTTGGAAGTGGACATAAACGTAAAAGTTACTGATTTTGGATAAAGCTGAGGATATACAGAAAATACAATCTTATTAGCTATTAATGGCTATTTGCACTGTGAACTGTAGACGTCATTTTCTGGTGCATCACTGTATCTATTGCATGATAGTTTTGAACTAGCTAAGCCCATTTTCTCTTTTCCTTTCTTGAATAAATATCGAAGATTCAGACCAACGACTgttctttttggtttttatccAACTTGTGATCATGTTTGAAGTATCTTGGTTGATACGACATTTGCcttgaacaattttgatattacTCCACATAGAACAATTATGgtacaattttcaaattccCTCCCATTATCAGAATATAATATATGGACGTAGAATTACACATTTCGTGAGATGGTCTTGATATgacataataaatttaaaagtttcatCATCGTTGGACTGCATATGCATTAGGTCAATTTGGCATCTGGAGCTTATTTCACTATGTAAACTTGGTTTCACTACACTTCGTTTTTCGAGCATGctgtttcttttataaaagaacAAATACTACAACATAAATTCCACAgttatattttgtgtttgtgATTAACCTCTTTCAGTATACCAGTTTTACCACCTTGACTAGTTGCAAGATAAGTTCCATGTATGATTGTAAACAAATCCCCATAATGTATGTAATAACAAATATCTTGTGAGACTGTAGGAATTTGAgtcaatttgtttaaaaaatttgtttaatctTCGATAAAGCACTGTATTTCTGACTTAATTCCACGAAAGTATTTACTGTATTTTTCTAtggtgatataaaaattattattggagTTTTTTTCTGCAAAGTTTATCCATTAATTGTGTTATAAAAGGAAGATATATAAGCACAGGAGTGAAGTAGTGTTTGCAAAATACATGACACGAATTTTGCCATCGGTACTCACAAGCTTACTAGCGTGGGTCATCTGATAGGAGaatcgtttttatttcattatgttaattttagaGTTTGTCTTTTATAGGTCCTCTTAGCATTTTCATACATCTGATACAAAATGCTTATAATACCACTCAGAGAACATTAAAGTTGTAAACCGAGCTCCCTTGCTGTGGTAATTACGCGCTGTCCATATGATCGTTTAGTATATGCAGGCAGGTTCTCGTAAATGCTTCTTATACTTGCGATGTGGTATGGAACCAAATTTACATCAACGTTCATTAACAGAATACTACATATTCAGAAAGTTTAGATAtcctattaattattatttacgcACTCTGCTTCTCACATAATCGGTTAGCAGACGTTTTCTAATTGTTTGGTTAACTCAAGCTTCtgtattattgtaaaattgaCGCTTCTCTTTTTTTCTACGTTTCTAtagaaaattataacatttatataaaaagcaTAATCGTGAAGAATTGAACTAGAGACTTACTTTAATAGTAATCTAAACAGACAACAAAGAGAAACAAAACCATATGTATACTGAAGAGGTAGCGAGATTAACACTTATACATTTTCGGGATATATTCTATATCAGGAGTGGCCAAGCTCTTTGATAGTCCGaccatttttcaatttgaaattttttgcgACCCGCAATTAAATACGTATATATTAAAACGGTATGCAAAAAAGgtattataaaacatttttttacagaaattatatcaaatatactaaaaaaaaaaggtactcGGGTACATTTATCGAGAGCCACAAATAATCCTTCAAAGAGCCGCAGTTTGGCCACCGTTGttctatatatttattattctatAGAGAATGAAAGACTAATGTCACCTAGTGTCATAACCTAGTAGTTATGTTAGTGAAATTTATGGCAGCTGTTTCAATAGTTTGTCCGTTGTTTCCGAGGACTATGATTTAACAGTAAATCGAAGTTCGTAATCCGAGGCTTTTGTTGCTTCTAGAATAGAACCACTGGTAAGCATTATAGTGGGAAGCACGTAACCTCCATAATCGACCTTACAAACAAGAGAAATTATCGATCTCAATGAAACATATGGTTTAAGTACATACTATTTGAAATCAATGTCATTGATTATGTTACAGATAATTCTGAAAGAAATCTCTTTCAGCTTATTTAGCTAAATGTAATGTGAGAAAAAgtagttttcaaaattttagaGTTAGTATAAATGGTGGTTAGTTTTATAGGTAAAAATTGAACGAAAGAATAAGCGCATTCTTTTGGttataaatttagaattagTCTTTCCTTTTACTAAAAacacaatatttaaagaaCTTACATCATGGAACTTTAGTGTATTCGGTTATTATATTTGGCAGTAATTTAGGATTCGTCAACTTCGGTCGTAATGAAAGATTACAACGGTGGCAGATCTTGCCGAGTGTATGGATGATATTTAGGAATATATGAGTAGAAAGTTGATAGAGGAAAAAAAGGAGTATATGTGTATAGGAGGACAGAACAGGCAGCTTCTCTTAGAAAAcgacaaatatatcaaataatgAACATTATACTAATATCTTTGAATGACAATTACGAATGACGGACCCTAGACACACCAATTAAAGAAAGAAACAGTTTAGGAAGGAAGACAGTAAAGATAATGGACAAAATAATATGggatcaaaaaatatcaaaactaAATAAGCAAAGAACATACAACACTCTTTGTGTGGTCATATGGAAGCGAAGTGTGGCCATGGAAACAAAAAAGGGAAAAAATCTTAAAGCCACAAAACCAATAGTCCATATTCATGCCATATGCAGGTGGATGGAAATGAGAAAAGATAAGGAATGTAAGAATCCGGGAAATCATGGATGCTAAACTCACCATCGTAGATAATATAAGAACGAAACAACTGAGATGATTTAGCCATGCCCACAGGAGGGAAGAGAATCAACTTCCCAAACAGATCCTAAGTATAAACCATGCTCATAGAAAGAGAGCAAAACCAGAGAGGAAGATGAAGGAGAATATAAAGAAATGGGAGAGGTGGAGCAAAACCTGTGGAGGGACAGAGAGCAGTGGAGATTAATAATCGGATGACGTCGGAGAACGTTTTGAGCCGAAATATAGAATATTCTAAAGAATTTGCTGTTCTATGATAACTTCCTGACGACATATTGCCATTGgataaaatattgaagaaacgtAGTAGAGGCAGTTATGACAAAAAGCAACAACATTAGGAAAGAGGCTCTAATAGGCAAATCTCTTCTCCAGCAAATTAATATCTGCCTTTCTAGGCCATAGTTTTATAACACATATTTGTGGACTTTGTAGACTTGCACCATAAACGAGTATTCAATCAGTTAAAAAAATGTCTATGAATAATCCTAATATGACTAGTATTTTGATTCAAGTAGAATTCAGTTATAAAGTACTGAGTAGTTCAAATAACCAGTTCAGTTTTCAAATTGGCTTTCTGACTAAATTCAAAATACTGAAATCCTATTTCAACATTAAATTTCACCTCGATTAATTGTTGcagtattttttgttaaaaagaatGCATCAATTAATGAGTTGGATTTCCTTCTCATTCCACTCTCATTTTCCTGtactaaaatataaattgttcAGAAAAATTCAGTTGCAATCTAGTACTAAATGGTATAGCACAATTTATATGAATCATTAAACATGATGGTTACTGTTATGATATGaactaaataataagaaaCTAATTTACCTTaatcatttataatttctCACTAGATAAGTTCAGTAAACAGAGCGGCTAGTGAATTGGGATTAAGAAATCACTCGATGCAATACATACAAACAGATGCTTCGATTACTTTTGGAAATTCTGGTGGGCCCCTTGTGAATTTAGATGGGGACGTCATCggcattaataatttaaggaTAACAGCTGGGATTTCTTTCGCAATTCCAATTGGTTATAACAacttactttttattaaataataccgaaacgttttaattaatatatttttgcaGCATATGCAAGGAAATTTTTGGATAACGGCAAACACCCATTAAGTAAAAATGGTGGAGCTAAACCGAtcgatttgaaaaaaaatcttgggATGACCACTTTACCCATAACGGCTTCAATTTTAGACGATGTCTttgaaatgcaaaaatttgaGGGTAAAAAATGTGAGATTCAAGGTGTTCTAATTTATAAAGTTGTCGATAATTCACTTGCCTACAAgtaagtttatttttcaatttttttatatttttgataaattttaatcgaaaataGGAGTGGTTTATTAGCTGGAGACATTATAACTCGAGTTGATGGAGTTACAGTCCAAACAGCTGGTGATATTTATTCGAAAATAGATGGAAACCGAAAAATAACGTTGGAACTTCTCAGAAATGGACAACCTATCGAAGTTACTATGGATATTGGTTGCATTAAAGATTTACCTATATTATGAAACAAACATTTTCGATCTTATGtccaatattaataaagaactCAAAACCTATTAAATACCTTCCTTTTTAGTACATAGTGAACTGTCAACAACACACCTTCGCCAGTTTTAATGAATAACGTCAAAAGATATGCTCGGACGGTGAGATAAACGCAGCCTAGGTTTACGTTTAGTACAAAGGGAAGG
Proteins encoded in this region:
- the LOC111417190 gene encoding serine protease HTRA2, mitochondrial-like, whose amino-acid sequence is MINPFRNGFKQISKRLQTYRCRLNPLQKLKPSLTESLKVAAYTSSAFLAGVIAKKILDDPDNFLAIKKVEALGNSSLRNQFNFIGHVVKKCAPGVVYIEIQDPKRIDPETNDSLIISNGSGFVIRSDGWILTNAHVVINKPKSLITVKMHNGSVFQATVEDADMNIDLALIKINSPEPLPTLQFAKPDDLTVGEWVVALGSPLSLSHSVTAGIISSVNRAASELGLRNHSMQYIQTDASITFGNSGGPLVNLDGDVIGINNLRITAGISFAIPIAYARKFLDNGKHPLSKNGGAKPIDLKKNLGMTTLPITASILDDVFEMQKFEGKKCEIQGVLIYKVVDNSLAYKSGLLAGDIITRVDGVTVQTAGDIYSKIDGNRKITLELLRNGQPIEVTMDIGCIKDLPIL